In Daucus carota subsp. sativus chromosome 4, DH1 v3.0, whole genome shotgun sequence, one DNA window encodes the following:
- the LOC108219380 gene encoding nuclear speckle RNA-binding protein B produces the protein MPLASPPSAYTFLPIIDSVHHNMDFSGHGKSPRRELQGPRPTPLKVRKDSHKIRKPPPVPQQQHQQPPPVHRPPVIIYTVSPKIIHANPNEFMQLVQRLTGPNSSTTSSSSPVHSSSHSFFPDSGAISPAARYASIEKIKSPEGKRNLQQNGHVQQMVDGSDLTADIDRITGLFPGILSPGPSSLPPIPPNFFSPLMSSDPNPLSFFHDLSPGLQTSRNFNIDGSFMPSNFIPSPSNNLFSPNINYSTSPSVDLFNNFFDF, from the coding sequence ATGCCTTTAGCATCACCACCGTCTGCTTATACTTTTCTCCCCATCATTGACTCTGTCCACCACAACATGGACTTCTCCGGTCACGGAAAGTCGCCCCGACGGGAGCTCCAAGGCCCCCGTCCGACGCCTTTAAAAGTGCGAAAAGACTCTCATAAGATCAGAAAACCTCCTCCTGTTCCACAACAGCAGCATCAGCAGCCGCCTCCAGTACACCGCCCTCCGGTGATCATATACACAGTTTCTCCGAAGATTATTCATGCAAACCCTAATGAGTTCATGCAACTAGTTCAACGTCTCACAGGACCTAATTCTTCCACTACTTCCTCGTCGTCTCCTGTGCATTCTTCGTCTCATTCATTCTTTCCAGATAGCGGTGCAATTTCTCCAGCAGCTCGTTATGCTTCCATAGAGAAAATAAAGTCCCCGGAAGGTAAAAGAAATTTACAACAAAATGGTCATGTTCAACAAATGGTTGATGGCTCAGATCTAACTGCTGATATTGATAGAATTACAGGGCTATTTCCCGGCATATTATCACCTGGTCCGAGTTCTCTTCCACCTATACCCCCAAACTTTTTTTCTCCATTAATGTCGTCTGATCCAAATCCTCTAAGTTTCTTTCATGACCTAAGCCCTGGGTTACAAACCAGCAGGAATTTTAATATAGACGGCAGTTTCATGCCCAGTAACTTCATCCCTAGtccttcaaataatttattttctccTAATATAAACTACTCTACTTCCCCCTCTGTAGATCTTTTCAATAATTTCTTCGACTTCTAA
- the LOC108219379 gene encoding PHD finger-containing protein 1, giving the protein MPGLQETVCQTCGDEGFSEAIVICVKCHDAGEHRYCSPAWPKNFEDDVDWICSDCILHNAEQSISANPVCRHPNDVTEIDLRDTCIVSQKEIQIGESIDALQPCKVHLEEVHPEVDLVKSSPLVKNKRTSCLNMNIDNFQKSVHEEMPTSKDEDYLSVEVGSGETSQAITDDTSTTLEAYGVGQAQPCSEPTWRGGFSVSSDNFCTVMKLASHLSNIASTKVFEAAQQFPSVLHLDIYPRLHIWPKSFSRSEPTGGQIGMYFLPETESDECLYKSLLDRMIDEDLALVAVIDSLELLVFTSLRLPKECWRLAENYYLWGVLKKSSPLSGPL; this is encoded by the exons GAAGCTATAGTTATTTGCGTCAAGTGTCATGATGCCGGGGAACACCG TTACTGTTCTCCAGCATGGCCTAAAAACTTCGAGGATGACGTTGACTGGATATGCAGTGATTGCATACTGCATAATGCAGAACAGTCTATTTCAGCAAATCCTGTTTGTAGACATCCGAACGATGTTACAGAAATCGATTTGAGGGACACATGCATAGTTTCTCAGAAGGAGATACAGATAGGTGAAAGTATCGATGCTCTTCAACCCTGTAAGGTGCACCTGGAGGAGGTGCATCCGGAGGTTGACTTGGTTAAAAGCTCTCCTTTGGTTAAGAACAAACGTACTTCATGTTTAAACATGAATATTGATAACTTTCAGAAGTCTGTGCATGAAGAAATGCCAACTAGCAAAGATGAAGATTACTTGAGTGTTGAAGTTGGCAGCGGTGAGACTTCTCAGGCTATAACAGATGATACATCAACTACTTTGGAAGCTTATGGTGTTGGCCAAGCACAACCATGCAGTGAACCAACATGGAG AGGAGGTTTCAGTGTCTCCAGTGACAATTTCTGCACAGTAATGAAATTGGCGTCTCATTTATCGAACATAGCATCAACTAAAGTATTTGAGGCAGCACAACAGTTCCCATCAGTGCTTCACTTGGATATATATCCTAGGCTTCATATTTGGCCTAAATCATTCAGTAGATCAGAGCCAACTGGTGGACAAATTGGCATGTACTTCCTTCCTGAAACTGAAAG TGATGAATGCCTCTACAAAAGCCTGCTAGATCGCATGATTGATGAAGATCTTGCACTCGTGGCTGTCATTGACAGTTTAGAACTATTGGTATTTACATCTCTTCGACTGCCCAAAGAATGTTGGA GACTAGCGGAAAATTATTATCTTTGGGGTGTCTTGAAGAAAAGTTCCCCACTTAGTGGACCCTTGTGA